The following coding sequences lie in one Myxococcus xanthus genomic window:
- a CDS encoding TlpA family protein disulfide reductase, whose protein sequence is MRRLLCFPLLLALVLVQGACDRYDRPGTPVPETLRAETLEGERIDREALLGRPWVINVWAPGUHACARELPELEALRSEYEARGVGFLALSLNPSEARNRQTAAELGVHMTVATAKGEVLGPLRISTVPATVFINREGVVVATVNGERSRGFYARRLEALLAAP, encoded by the coding sequence ATGCGCCGTCTCCTTTGCTTCCCGCTCCTGCTCGCGCTCGTCCTGGTGCAGGGAGCGTGTGACCGCTATGACCGCCCCGGCACGCCGGTGCCGGAGACCCTGCGGGCCGAAACGCTGGAGGGCGAGCGCATCGACCGGGAGGCGCTGCTGGGCCGTCCCTGGGTCATCAACGTGTGGGCCCCAGGCTGACACGCCTGCGCCCGGGAGTTGCCCGAGCTCGAAGCCCTGAGGAGTGAGTACGAGGCGCGCGGCGTCGGCTTCCTCGCGCTCTCGCTCAATCCCAGCGAGGCGCGAAACCGCCAGACTGCGGCCGAGCTAGGGGTGCACATGACCGTGGCCACGGCGAAGGGGGAGGTGCTGGGCCCGCTGCGCATCTCCACCGTGCCCGCCACCGTCTTCATCAACCGAGAGGGCGTGGTGGTGGCGACCGTCAACGGCGAGCGTTCGCGTGGGTTCTACGCGCGGCGCCTGGAGGCGCTGCTCGCTGCGCCGTAG
- a CDS encoding ABC transporter ATP-binding protein, translating into MDLRADGLTVWYGARQVLSGVSCALPPGTQALVLGRSGAGKTTLVKALAGLVRPTEGRVLWDGQEAARLTAAERREQQASFGMVFQTDALFDSMTVLENVMAPLTRRHVPEAEARARASDVLRAVGLADAADTLPERLSGGMKKRAGIARALAARPSVVLADDPFAGLDPGTARQVARVLLDVSQGGTLLVVATEAPMDLPLPRWLYLRSGRLVHDGPPAPELEDAPDEVPA; encoded by the coding sequence ATGGACCTGCGCGCGGACGGCCTCACGGTATGGTACGGAGCGAGGCAGGTCCTGTCCGGCGTGAGCTGCGCGTTGCCGCCCGGGACGCAGGCACTGGTCCTGGGGCGCTCGGGCGCGGGGAAGACGACGCTGGTGAAGGCCCTGGCCGGCCTGGTGCGGCCCACCGAAGGCCGTGTGTTGTGGGATGGGCAGGAAGCGGCGCGTCTGACGGCCGCCGAGCGGCGCGAGCAGCAGGCGTCGTTCGGCATGGTGTTCCAGACGGATGCCCTGTTCGACTCGATGACGGTGCTGGAGAACGTCATGGCGCCACTCACCCGCCGCCACGTCCCGGAGGCCGAGGCCCGGGCCCGCGCCAGTGACGTGCTGCGGGCGGTAGGGCTCGCGGACGCGGCGGACACGCTGCCGGAGCGTCTGTCTGGCGGCATGAAGAAGCGCGCGGGAATCGCGCGGGCCCTGGCGGCGCGTCCGTCGGTGGTGCTGGCGGATGACCCGTTCGCGGGGTTGGATCCGGGCACGGCGCGGCAGGTGGCCCGGGTGCTCCTGGACGTGTCCCAGGGTGGCACGCTGCTGGTCGTGGCGACGGAGGCTCCGATGGACCTACCCCTGCCCCGCTGGCTGTACCTGCGGAGTGGCCGGCTGGTTCATGACGGGCCACCCGCGCCCGAGTTGGAGGATGCACCGGACGAGGTGCCGGCGTGA
- a CDS encoding efflux RND transporter permease subunit, with translation MNITEACIKKPVLAWMIMAATIVFGLVAAQRIGISQFPDVDFPTINISVTWEGANPEAVESDVLEFIEEAVTQVEGVTAINSTARQGGGNITVELDLSRNVDLALQDVQTKVSQVQRRLPLDIDPPIISKSNPEDQPILWVGVSGPFSQQVVSDYARYRVKEKLQTIPGVGEVQLGGMLERNVRIWVDAQKLDALGLTVADVSAALQREHVELPAGRIETQGREVNVRVMGEALDLETLRRIIVREQGGFPVYLKDVALVEDGFEDVRRMARINGEPAQGLGIKKQRGANAVAVAQGIRAELDKMQKDLPEGMQLGINFDSTQFIEESVHEIEFELMLACILTAFVCWVFLGSLSSTMNVVLAIPMSLLGTVAVIYFLGFTLNTFTLLGLALAVGIVVDDAIMVLENIYRHSEEGKDRVRAAREGTAEITFAALAATAAVVAIFLPVVFMSGVIGKYFLQFGVTLCVAVLLSYVEAITLAPARCAQLLKTSREGRSRIGVWVDRGFEKLERVYARTLAWGLKRPWWVLGVAVALTASSVFVFRALPGEFVPSQDQSRLLVRMQTAVGSNIEETNRLFLRAEEFASSRPEVTRVFSVVGGFGSGAVNTGMMFVSLKPPDERMPQADFQQILRKEFNSYPGLRAVVQDQSQSGFTAQRGFPVEFSVRGSEWEQLVEASQEMREKLQASGKVVDVDTDYQLGMPELRITPDRGRAADLGVPIQSVATTINALVGGVRVGKYSTGGRRIDVRMRLLADQRSRPEDLSTLKVRTASGALVPLSSLVTQEERPALQAITRRDRERAISVFANVAPGSNQEEALATVERLAKELPGGVRVVAGGASVAFRDSMSSLFFALFLGIGVAYMVLGAQFNSFLHPVTVLTILPLSVAGAAFALFATGTTLNIFSMIGLLLLMGIVKKNSIILVDYALQERERGADAMQAMLRAGPVRLRPILMTSTATMMAAVPAALALGAGSETRAPMSIAVLGGLSVSTVLSLLVVPAFYVVADRMKTRLGERFGKKDDETHEPPQHPEHGDAPRPAAHG, from the coding sequence ATGAACATCACCGAGGCGTGCATCAAGAAGCCCGTCCTGGCGTGGATGATCATGGCGGCCACCATCGTCTTCGGACTGGTGGCCGCGCAGCGTATTGGCATCAGCCAGTTCCCGGACGTCGACTTCCCCACCATCAACATCTCCGTCACGTGGGAAGGCGCCAACCCGGAAGCGGTGGAGAGCGACGTCCTCGAGTTCATCGAGGAAGCGGTGACGCAGGTGGAGGGCGTCACGGCCATCAACTCCACCGCGCGCCAGGGCGGCGGCAACATCACCGTCGAGCTGGACCTGTCGCGCAACGTGGACCTGGCGCTCCAGGACGTGCAGACCAAGGTGAGCCAGGTGCAGCGCCGGCTGCCGCTGGACATCGATCCACCCATCATCTCCAAGTCCAACCCGGAGGACCAACCCATCCTCTGGGTCGGCGTGTCCGGGCCCTTCAGCCAGCAGGTGGTGAGTGACTACGCCCGCTACCGCGTGAAGGAGAAGCTCCAGACGATTCCGGGCGTGGGCGAGGTGCAGCTGGGCGGCATGCTGGAGCGCAACGTCCGCATCTGGGTGGACGCGCAGAAGCTGGACGCGCTGGGCCTCACGGTGGCGGACGTGTCCGCGGCGCTCCAGCGCGAGCACGTGGAGCTGCCCGCCGGCCGCATCGAGACGCAGGGCCGCGAGGTCAACGTCCGCGTCATGGGCGAGGCGCTGGACCTGGAGACGCTGCGGCGCATCATCGTGCGCGAGCAGGGCGGCTTCCCCGTCTACCTGAAGGACGTGGCGCTGGTGGAGGACGGCTTCGAGGACGTGCGCCGCATGGCGCGCATCAACGGCGAGCCGGCGCAGGGCCTGGGCATCAAGAAGCAGCGCGGCGCCAACGCCGTGGCGGTGGCCCAGGGCATCCGGGCCGAGCTGGACAAGATGCAGAAGGACCTGCCGGAGGGGATGCAGCTGGGCATCAACTTCGACTCGACGCAGTTCATCGAGGAGAGCGTCCACGAAATCGAGTTCGAGCTGATGCTCGCGTGCATCCTCACCGCCTTCGTGTGCTGGGTGTTCCTGGGCTCGCTCTCCAGCACGATGAACGTGGTGCTGGCCATCCCCATGTCACTGCTGGGGACGGTGGCGGTCATCTACTTCCTGGGCTTCACGCTCAACACCTTCACGTTGCTGGGCCTGGCGCTGGCGGTGGGCATCGTCGTGGACGACGCCATCATGGTGCTGGAGAACATCTACCGGCACTCCGAAGAGGGGAAGGACCGGGTGCGCGCCGCGCGCGAGGGCACCGCGGAAATCACCTTCGCCGCGCTGGCGGCGACGGCGGCGGTGGTGGCCATCTTCCTGCCCGTCGTCTTCATGAGCGGCGTCATCGGCAAGTACTTCCTCCAGTTCGGCGTGACGCTGTGCGTGGCGGTGCTGCTGTCCTACGTGGAGGCCATCACCCTGGCCCCCGCGCGCTGCGCGCAGTTGCTCAAGACGTCGCGTGAAGGCCGCAGCCGGATTGGCGTCTGGGTGGACCGGGGCTTCGAGAAGCTGGAGCGCGTCTACGCGCGCACCCTGGCCTGGGGCCTGAAGCGGCCGTGGTGGGTGCTGGGCGTGGCGGTGGCGCTGACGGCCTCCAGCGTCTTCGTCTTCCGTGCGCTGCCGGGTGAGTTCGTGCCGTCCCAGGACCAGAGCCGCCTGCTGGTGCGCATGCAGACGGCGGTGGGCAGCAACATCGAAGAGACGAACCGGCTGTTCCTGCGCGCGGAGGAGTTCGCCAGCAGCCGGCCCGAGGTGACGCGCGTCTTCTCCGTCGTCGGCGGTTTCGGCAGCGGCGCGGTCAACACCGGCATGATGTTCGTCAGCTTGAAGCCGCCCGACGAGCGCATGCCGCAGGCGGACTTCCAGCAGATCCTCCGAAAGGAGTTCAACAGCTACCCGGGCCTGCGCGCGGTGGTGCAGGACCAGTCCCAGAGCGGCTTCACGGCGCAGCGCGGCTTCCCGGTGGAGTTCAGTGTGCGCGGCTCGGAGTGGGAGCAGTTGGTGGAGGCCAGCCAGGAGATGCGGGAGAAGCTCCAGGCCAGCGGCAAGGTGGTGGACGTGGACACGGACTACCAGTTGGGCATGCCGGAGCTGCGCATCACCCCGGACCGGGGCCGCGCGGCGGACCTGGGCGTTCCCATCCAGTCGGTGGCCACCACCATCAACGCGCTGGTGGGCGGCGTGCGCGTGGGCAAGTACAGCACCGGCGGCCGGCGCATCGACGTGCGCATGCGGCTCCTGGCGGATCAGCGCTCCCGGCCGGAGGACCTCTCCACGCTGAAGGTCCGGACGGCCAGCGGCGCGCTGGTGCCGTTGTCGTCGCTGGTGACGCAGGAGGAGCGGCCCGCGCTGCAGGCCATCACCCGGCGGGACCGTGAGCGCGCCATCAGCGTCTTCGCGAACGTGGCGCCGGGTTCGAACCAGGAAGAGGCCCTGGCGACGGTGGAGCGGCTGGCGAAGGAGCTGCCCGGCGGCGTGCGCGTGGTGGCGGGTGGCGCCAGCGTGGCCTTCCGCGACTCGATGAGCAGCCTGTTCTTCGCGCTCTTCCTCGGGATTGGCGTGGCCTACATGGTGCTGGGCGCGCAGTTCAATTCGTTCCTGCACCCGGTGACGGTGCTCACGATTCTTCCGCTGTCGGTGGCGGGCGCGGCCTTTGCCCTGTTCGCCACGGGCACCACGCTGAACATCTTCAGCATGATTGGCCTGTTGCTGCTGATGGGCATCGTGAAGAAGAACTCCATCATCCTGGTGGACTACGCGCTGCAAGAGCGGGAGCGCGGCGCGGACGCGATGCAGGCCATGCTGCGCGCGGGGCCGGTGCGGCTGCGGCCCATTCTCATGACGTCCACCGCGACCATGATGGCGGCGGTGCCGGCGGCGCTGGCGCTGGGCGCGGGCTCGGAGACGCGCGCGCCCATGTCCATCGCCGTGCTCGGTGGATTGTCCGTGTCCACGGTGCTCAGCTTGCTGGTGGTGCCCGCCTTCTACGTGGTGGCGGACCGCATGAAGACGCGGTTGGGTGAGCGGTTCGGCAAGAAGGACGATGAGACCCACGAGCCGCCGCAGCACCCGGAGCATGGCGATGCGCCGCGCCCGGCGGCACATGGATGA
- a CDS encoding MlaE family ABC transporter permease: protein MPLLTRLGRTALDALRGTGALGLVVGRTVLALPKLERRELGRALVQFGYGSLPLALATAALAGIIVVLQSGIYVQRFGARAFLGWAAGYGVLWEFGPLLLGLIMSARLGARNAAELALMQVGGQIEGLRGIGLDPFAILVAPRVVAMEVSMLALSGVTFAVAILFESVAALLALGLPVRVFFGTFSQLLGPLDLLGGVVKTGIFGLAIALLSTTVGLSARGGAHAVGQAAANAVVRSCAAIFVLDFALTSLLAGWMG from the coding sequence ATGCCGCTCCTGACGAGGCTCGGACGAACGGCGCTGGACGCGCTCCGCGGAACCGGCGCGCTGGGCCTGGTCGTGGGCCGCACGGTGCTGGCGCTGCCGAAGCTGGAGCGCCGCGAGCTGGGCCGTGCGCTGGTGCAATTCGGCTACGGCTCCCTGCCGCTCGCCCTGGCCACGGCGGCGCTGGCCGGCATCATCGTGGTGCTGCAGTCGGGCATCTACGTCCAGCGCTTCGGCGCGCGGGCCTTCCTCGGCTGGGCGGCGGGTTACGGCGTGCTGTGGGAGTTCGGCCCGCTGCTGCTGGGCCTCATCATGTCGGCGCGGCTCGGCGCGCGAAATGCGGCGGAGCTGGCGCTGATGCAGGTGGGCGGACAGATTGAAGGGCTGAGAGGCATCGGCCTGGACCCCTTCGCCATCCTCGTCGCGCCTCGCGTGGTGGCCATGGAGGTCAGCATGCTGGCGCTCAGCGGCGTCACCTTCGCGGTGGCCATCCTCTTCGAGTCCGTGGCCGCCCTGCTCGCCCTGGGCCTTCCGGTGCGCGTCTTCTTCGGCACCTTCTCCCAGCTTCTGGGGCCGCTCGACCTCCTGGGCGGCGTGGTGAAGACAGGCATCTTCGGCCTGGCCATCGCCCTGCTGTCCACCACCGTGGGCCTGTCCGCTCGAGGCGGCGCACACGCCGTGGGCCAGGCGGCGGCCAACGCGGTGGTGCGCAGCTGCGCGGCCATCTTCGTCCTCGACTTCGCCCTCACGTCCTTGCTCGCGGGGTGGATGGGATGA
- a CDS encoding efflux RND transporter periplasmic adaptor subunit, with protein MRRAGTLGLAVAALALGVGCKKDAQSAQGGAAPAGGGRAAIQFPVEVAPVESRDVEYVVDAVGSVEAFERVQITARVPGAVERVLFAEGQSVKKGAVLAEIEPARYAIAVRSAEATLARARATLVEAEAGAKRRTAVNEVSPGLLPAEQLETFEARARTAEADVAAAKALLDQAQLNQRDAYVRAPMDGVLQTRTVQTGQYVQPGIVLATLLRREPLLLRFTVPAADVSRIQPGMTARFSAQAAGGGSFTAKITHVAAAADDASRMVPVTAEVTGEDAERLRPGAFATVAVPVDTRGGSPVIPQTAVRASERGFLAYVVEGNKARERVLELGLRTADGRVEVRDGVKPGEMLVVRGGEALRDGANVRVAEGPKPTFTGEPRLEPEAASGGGGARQ; from the coding sequence ATGCGACGCGCAGGAACGTTGGGTCTGGCCGTGGCCGCGCTGGCCCTGGGGGTTGGCTGCAAGAAGGACGCGCAAAGCGCCCAAGGCGGAGCAGCGCCGGCAGGTGGCGGCCGAGCAGCCATCCAGTTCCCCGTCGAGGTGGCTCCGGTGGAGTCGCGGGACGTGGAGTACGTGGTAGACGCGGTGGGCTCCGTGGAGGCCTTCGAGCGGGTGCAGATCACCGCCCGCGTGCCGGGCGCCGTGGAGCGGGTGCTCTTCGCGGAAGGGCAGTCGGTGAAGAAGGGCGCGGTGCTCGCGGAGATCGAGCCCGCCCGCTACGCCATCGCCGTGCGGTCCGCGGAGGCCACGCTGGCGCGGGCCCGCGCCACGCTGGTGGAGGCGGAGGCTGGTGCGAAGCGCCGCACCGCGGTGAACGAGGTCAGCCCCGGTCTGCTGCCCGCCGAGCAGTTGGAGACCTTCGAGGCCCGCGCGCGCACGGCGGAGGCGGACGTGGCGGCGGCGAAGGCGCTGCTGGACCAGGCGCAGCTCAACCAGCGTGACGCCTATGTGCGCGCGCCCATGGACGGCGTGCTCCAGACGCGCACGGTGCAGACGGGCCAGTACGTGCAGCCCGGCATCGTGCTGGCCACGCTGCTGCGGCGCGAGCCGTTGCTGCTGCGCTTCACTGTTCCGGCGGCGGACGTGTCCCGCATCCAGCCCGGCATGACGGCGCGCTTCTCCGCCCAGGCCGCGGGTGGTGGCTCTTTCACGGCGAAGATCACACACGTGGCCGCCGCCGCGGATGATGCCAGCCGCATGGTGCCGGTGACGGCGGAAGTCACCGGTGAGGACGCCGAGCGGCTCCGTCCGGGCGCCTTCGCCACGGTGGCGGTGCCCGTGGACACGCGCGGCGGCAGTCCGGTGATTCCGCAGACGGCGGTGCGCGCCAGCGAGCGCGGCTTCCTGGCCTACGTCGTGGAGGGCAACAAGGCGCGTGAGCGCGTGCTGGAGCTGGGCCTGCGCACCGCGGATGGCCGCGTGGAGGTCCGTGACGGCGTGAAGCCCGGTGAGATGCTGGTGGTGCGCGGCGGTGAGGCCCTGCGCGACGGGGCCAACGTGCGCGTGGCGGAAGGACCCAAGCCCACCTTCACGGGTGAGCCTCGGTTGGAACCGGAGGCCGCCAGCGGCGGCGGAGGCGCCCGGCAATGA
- a CDS encoding alpha/beta hydrolase family protein: protein MMWGCASSRPVPEAPSSNTSRQGADAAYAVGFTTRTFEDAARQRSLKTVVWYPAPPGSLMVEHTASPIFVPFVAAKDAPVSDAWERWPLVVLSHGNGGAAVNMSWFGAHLAAHGFIVVSVDHPGNTYGDTSPEGHVRGWERPQDFTALLDGLLKDAVWGPRVDAERVGAAGHSMGGYTALALAGARLNLSPIANLCTAPETREHPGCDELRDVDYSRIDMAVARASYKDPRVRAAIAMAPGMAGTYEARDVADIDVPVMLVLAKGDELMPHAQHGLHLAKLLPDATTVVLDDAAHFTFLPECTELGFKVAAMLCRDATPGTRAASQARTRAEAVAFFQRVLSAQR from the coding sequence ATGATGTGGGGCTGTGCCTCCTCGCGGCCCGTTCCGGAGGCGCCTTCGTCGAACACGTCTCGTCAAGGCGCCGACGCGGCATACGCCGTGGGCTTCACGACGCGGACCTTCGAGGACGCGGCCCGCCAGCGTTCGTTGAAGACAGTGGTCTGGTATCCAGCGCCGCCGGGCTCCCTCATGGTGGAGCACACGGCGTCTCCCATCTTCGTGCCCTTCGTCGCCGCGAAGGACGCACCTGTCTCGGATGCCTGGGAGCGCTGGCCGCTGGTGGTGCTGTCCCACGGCAATGGTGGCGCGGCCGTCAACATGTCCTGGTTCGGCGCGCACCTGGCCGCGCACGGTTTCATCGTCGTGTCGGTGGACCATCCCGGCAATACCTACGGAGACACGAGTCCAGAGGGCCATGTGCGCGGCTGGGAGCGGCCCCAGGACTTCACGGCCCTCCTGGACGGGCTCTTGAAGGACGCGGTCTGGGGGCCTCGTGTGGACGCAGAGCGCGTTGGCGCGGCGGGGCACTCCATGGGGGGCTACACGGCGCTGGCGTTGGCGGGCGCGCGGCTCAACCTGTCACCAATCGCGAACCTCTGCACGGCACCTGAGACACGCGAGCACCCAGGTTGCGACGAGCTTCGCGACGTGGACTACAGCCGCATCGACATGGCGGTGGCGCGTGCGTCGTACAAGGACCCGCGAGTGCGCGCCGCCATCGCCATGGCACCCGGCATGGCGGGGACCTACGAGGCGCGGGACGTGGCGGACATCGACGTGCCGGTGATGCTGGTGCTCGCCAAGGGGGACGAACTCATGCCCCATGCACAGCACGGCCTGCATCTGGCGAAGCTGCTGCCCGACGCGACGACGGTGGTGTTGGACGACGCGGCCCACTTCACTTTCCTGCCCGAGTGCACGGAGTTGGGCTTCAAGGTGGCGGCCATGCTGTGCCGGGATGCCACGCCGGGGACGCGCGCGGCCTCGCAGGCACGTACGCGCGCGGAGGCGGTGGCGTTCTTCCAGCGCGTGTTGAGCGCGCAGAGATAG
- a CDS encoding MopE-related protein: MRLFLMGCVLAVVFSVSGCRKQEDPPNAGAVRVLVSYATFRPGCLTLTVTDVDEPSRTETADIRMEPSARSDVRTVAILGREGWSRNLRLTATANERSCNGPVVARHEVTTQVPTVGTATVELDLRALDLDDDGYVTSEGAFPGSDCNDDDPAIHPGATELCDGVDNNCVNGEADAPGGATYYRDADGDGFGDASALPNLSCTPPAGYVLEAGDCNDRDPNIHPRQAELVCDGKDDNCDGYIDNDPFDVGTQCQTEQNCAGSKQCASTALTACVSSETPREWFVDEDGDGQAGTSVGLWCANPPQDAVEDNTDCDESSRFVSNSAPEVCDRLDNDCNGQVDEDLAGCDTVAWTTTNATPSSIVWDTVAAYPGNKGWLAGRDGHVAHVDGGTLNSVANCPGQWKSSWVTNSGRVFLGNSAGKFTTRLPTDTSACVDVDGPGSASINGMVGFESGNRVALYAVDSQGRILLWNYEEGAPTQAAPEELTRLNDNLKSIDGTSPRTLFAAGAETQGGTNHPVVWRGPTEDGGTWQKEALGNIGTTGFLYDIQVLSPSHVYAVGDSGLFLERAGTTWSVKPAITLPTQTPADIRGLVAFGGKAIYAVSSGTNNIHFFNGTTWSTAFTPSSPMNALSGTGPADVWVAGSGGALVRWRP, encoded by the coding sequence ATGCGTTTATTCCTGATGGGTTGCGTTCTCGCGGTGGTGTTTTCCGTTTCCGGATGCCGGAAGCAGGAAGACCCGCCCAATGCCGGGGCCGTCCGCGTTCTCGTCTCGTATGCGACGTTTCGCCCGGGCTGTCTCACGCTGACCGTCACGGATGTGGACGAACCCAGCCGCACCGAGACCGCCGACATCCGGATGGAGCCTTCTGCTCGCAGCGACGTGCGGACGGTGGCCATCCTGGGCCGGGAGGGCTGGAGCCGGAACCTGCGGCTCACCGCGACCGCCAACGAGCGCTCCTGCAACGGGCCCGTGGTGGCACGGCACGAGGTCACCACGCAGGTGCCCACGGTGGGCACCGCGACCGTGGAGCTCGACCTGCGCGCCCTGGACCTGGATGACGACGGCTACGTCACCAGCGAGGGCGCCTTCCCTGGCTCGGATTGCAACGACGACGACCCGGCCATCCACCCCGGCGCGACGGAGCTGTGCGACGGCGTGGACAACAACTGCGTCAACGGCGAAGCGGATGCCCCCGGCGGCGCGACCTACTACCGCGACGCGGACGGTGATGGTTTCGGCGACGCGTCCGCCCTGCCCAACCTCTCCTGCACGCCTCCCGCGGGCTATGTCCTGGAGGCCGGTGACTGCAACGATCGGGACCCCAACATCCACCCCAGGCAGGCCGAGCTGGTCTGCGACGGCAAGGACGACAACTGCGATGGGTACATCGACAACGACCCGTTCGATGTGGGCACGCAGTGCCAGACCGAGCAGAACTGCGCCGGGTCCAAGCAGTGCGCGAGCACCGCGCTGACGGCCTGCGTCAGCAGCGAGACGCCGCGGGAGTGGTTCGTGGACGAGGACGGTGATGGCCAGGCGGGAACCTCCGTGGGGCTCTGGTGCGCCAACCCGCCGCAGGACGCCGTGGAGGACAACACGGACTGTGATGAGAGCTCGCGCTTCGTGTCGAACTCGGCCCCCGAGGTGTGCGACCGGCTGGACAACGACTGTAACGGACAGGTGGACGAAGACCTGGCGGGCTGCGACACCGTGGCCTGGACGACGACGAACGCGACGCCCTCCTCGATTGTCTGGGACACGGTGGCTGCGTACCCCGGCAACAAGGGCTGGCTCGCCGGACGCGACGGCCACGTCGCCCACGTCGATGGCGGGACGCTCAACTCCGTGGCGAACTGCCCGGGCCAGTGGAAGTCCTCCTGGGTGACGAACAGCGGCCGCGTGTTCCTGGGCAACAGCGCGGGCAAGTTCACCACCCGGCTGCCGACCGACACCAGCGCGTGTGTCGACGTGGATGGTCCCGGGAGCGCCAGCATCAACGGGATGGTGGGCTTCGAAAGCGGCAACCGCGTGGCGCTGTACGCGGTGGACAGCCAGGGCCGCATCCTCCTCTGGAACTACGAGGAGGGCGCCCCCACCCAGGCGGCCCCCGAGGAGCTCACGCGGCTCAACGACAACCTCAAGTCCATTGACGGTACCAGCCCGCGGACGCTGTTCGCCGCGGGCGCCGAGACGCAGGGCGGCACCAACCACCCCGTGGTCTGGCGCGGCCCCACGGAGGACGGTGGCACCTGGCAGAAGGAAGCCCTGGGCAACATCGGGACGACCGGATTCCTCTACGACATCCAGGTGCTCTCACCGAGCCATGTCTACGCCGTGGGCGACAGCGGGCTCTTCCTGGAGCGCGCGGGCACGACGTGGAGCGTGAAGCCCGCCATCACCCTGCCAACCCAGACCCCGGCGGACATCCGCGGACTGGTGGCCTTCGGCGGCAAGGCCATCTACGCCGTGAGCTCCGGAACGAACAACATCCACTTCTTCAATGGCACCACCTGGAGCACCGCCTTCACGCCGTCCAGCCCCATGAACGCGCTGAGCGGAACCGGCCCGGCGGACGTCTGGGTGGCGGGCTCCGGCGGCGCGCTCGTGCGCTGGCGGCCCTGA
- a CDS encoding TolC family protein, which produces MHRPRHAITVPLCAWLALTASSASGQQPATEGGAPAASESAKDAPASPPPAEALSTAGGPLTLEEAVQLAAKRNEVALAAEQQSEAARARLARARAFFFPELTGTGIYTRRLYEVTREVGGQTVVIQRNNAFNANFVASMPLFDARGIFLYRAARRDGDAAELEAVEARRQIGFEAANAFLATLAQEQVYRAAEQRLAFARQSLQDASARAKAGLASSNDVTRAELEAASAEVQMSNARNAAQTTRLELGFLLVSSVKGTLASPDALLSDASRPPRAHASLADGALDRRPDILAARLRVDALEESAKEPLARLLPTLGASATYRLTNEAGLAGRTGDGFLGVNLIWNFFDGGERYAERRERVALARAAELQVQATTRRVDVDIEQARVALENAQAALAQSDLAVRTARQNAEEQGILYRQGLSTALTVADASLRQFEAEVAYAQSRFALGVALLGLRAAVGLDPLGKEP; this is translated from the coding sequence ATGCATAGACCCCGTCACGCCATCACCGTGCCCCTCTGCGCCTGGCTCGCCCTGACCGCGTCCAGTGCTTCGGGGCAGCAGCCCGCGACCGAGGGGGGCGCACCCGCCGCCTCCGAATCCGCGAAGGATGCCCCAGCAAGTCCTCCGCCCGCGGAAGCCCTGTCCACGGCAGGTGGTCCGCTGACGCTGGAAGAGGCGGTGCAACTTGCCGCGAAGCGTAACGAGGTGGCGCTGGCCGCCGAGCAGCAATCCGAGGCCGCACGGGCCCGGCTGGCTCGGGCACGGGCCTTCTTCTTCCCAGAGCTGACGGGAACGGGCATCTATACCCGGCGTCTGTATGAAGTGACGCGCGAAGTGGGTGGCCAGACGGTGGTCATCCAGCGCAACAACGCCTTCAACGCCAACTTCGTCGCCTCCATGCCGCTGTTCGACGCGCGGGGCATCTTCCTGTACCGCGCGGCGCGGAGGGACGGCGACGCGGCGGAGCTGGAGGCCGTGGAGGCGCGCCGGCAGATTGGCTTCGAGGCCGCCAACGCCTTCCTCGCTACCCTGGCCCAGGAGCAGGTGTACCGCGCCGCCGAGCAGCGCCTCGCGTTCGCCCGCCAGTCACTTCAGGACGCGTCGGCCCGCGCCAAGGCGGGGTTGGCCAGCAGCAACGATGTGACGCGCGCGGAGCTGGAGGCGGCCAGCGCCGAGGTGCAGATGTCCAACGCGCGCAACGCCGCGCAGACCACGCGCCTGGAGCTGGGCTTCCTGCTGGTGTCCTCGGTGAAGGGCACGCTGGCCTCGCCGGACGCGCTGCTGTCGGACGCCAGCCGGCCGCCTCGGGCCCACGCCTCCCTGGCGGATGGGGCCCTGGACCGCCGGCCGGACATCCTGGCCGCGCGGCTGCGGGTGGACGCGCTGGAGGAGAGCGCCAAGGAACCGCTCGCCCGGCTGCTTCCCACGCTGGGTGCGTCCGCCACCTACCGCCTCACGAACGAGGCCGGACTCGCGGGCCGCACGGGTGACGGCTTCCTGGGCGTCAACCTCATCTGGAACTTCTTCGACGGCGGCGAGCGCTATGCCGAACGCCGGGAGCGCGTGGCCCTGGCAAGGGCGGCGGAACTCCAGGTCCAGGCCACCACGCGCCGGGTGGACGTGGATATCGAGCAGGCGAGGGTGGCGCTGGAGAATGCCCAGGCCGCCCTGGCACAGAGCGACCTGGCGGTCCGCACGGCCCGGCAGAATGCGGAGGAGCAGGGGATTCTCTACCGTCAGGGCTTGTCCACGGCGCTGACGGTGGCGGACGCCTCGCTGCGGCAGTTCGAGGCGGAGGTGGCGTATGCCCAGAGCCGATTCGCGCTGGGCGTGGCGCTGCTGGGGCTGCGGGCGGCAGTCGGACTCGACCCATTGGGGAAGGAACCGTGA